One window of Penaeus chinensis breed Huanghai No. 1 chromosome 1, ASM1920278v2, whole genome shotgun sequence genomic DNA carries:
- the LOC125034880 gene encoding uncharacterized protein LOC125034880: MVIPVTWKFWTWVFALVPNISARMPLPREGSTDNTADYTLQAINAVLKPETHAFCSFLLFRDPFTASDFSLDVTLLSKQWSVGVFAVTTGGDNATVDMSWLIAEARKVRNSSYCTRVVVLSDDPAFLASFAESSLRGRLLVWATRLLVVTRLPLHELRRLLSSSWTFSMMNAMALLIDDGSGYQSYRVYTHLPYSPAGARVVRVASWSSARGLTLASRHQLFPQKFTNFHGATVNITALPYRPYWTEKTTVAPNGTAVTTYTGSDALMMHVMAQTLNFKFKVLPSADWNERQKVYDFSYNYEYITSAFSLAKPSLRPKWQGLYYPLSDEVWLCILLVLLLTPFFAVLATYNSEGETDIKTMSLRLIGSLLGQGMASRRGESAGSRVFVASWLVFAFIVGTAYRGNLTAALTLPKYPPRVETIAELVETVDRITLPPYGVDFRAFFMQSEWEIYQALASKMEIVPDILSGLKQITNKAPLHDQSPAMVFGYTTGFAEVWGRSMVLSTIERDWVSIDTSRCVVF; this comes from the exons ATGGTAATACCAGTGACCTGGAAGTTCTGGACCTGGGTATTTGCTTTGGTGCCAAATATAAGCGCTCGAATGCCTTTGCCACGAGAAGGAA GTACAGACAACACGGCAGATTATACACTTCAGGCGATCAACGCAGTGCTGAAACCTGAAACACATGCTTTctgttccttcctcctattcAGAGATCCGTTTACAGCCTCTGACTTCTCTCTG GATGTGACGCTTTTGTCCAAGCAATGGAGTGTAGGGGTGTTTGCAGTGACGACCGGGGGTGATAATGCAACCGTGGATATGTCCTGGCTAATTGCTGAAGCTCGGAAG GTGCGTAATTCGTCTTACTGTACTAGGGTGGTCGTACTGAGCGACGACCCCGCCTTCCTGGCCTCGTTCGCCGAGTCGTCGCTCCGGGGCCGCCTCCTGGTGTGGGCCACGAGGCTCCTGGTCGTCACCCGCCTGCCCCTCCACGAGCTCCGGcggcttctctcctcctcctggacCTTCTCCATGATGAACGCTATGGCGCTCTTGATAGATGACGGTTCAGGATACCAAAG TTATCGTGTTTACACCCATTTGCCGTACAGTCCAGCTGGAGCGCGGGTGGTTCGCGTGGCTTCGTGGTCTTCTGCAAGAGGCTTGACCCTCGCCAGCCGCCACCAGCTTTTCCCGCAGAAGTTCACGAA CTTCCACGGCGCCACAGTGAACATCACTGCTCTACCTTACCGACCTTACTGGACCGAGAAGACAACAGTGGCACCCAATGGCACTGCTGTCACGACGTACACGGGATCGGACGCCCTCATGATGCACGTTATGGCACAGACGCTCAACTTCAAGTTCAAAGTTCTTCCCTCTGCGGATTGGAACGAG CGCCAGAAGGTCTACGATTTCTCCTACAATTACGAGTACATTACCTCAGCCTTCAGTTTGGCCAAGCCGTCGCTCCGTCCCAAATGGCAGGGCTTGTACTATCCTCTGAGTGATGAAGTGTGGCTCTGTATCTTACTTGTACTTCTTTTGACTCCATTTTTCGCTGTGCTG GCGACCTACAACAGTGAAGGTGAAACAGACATCAAGACAATGAGCCTCAGGTTGATCGGGTCCCTGTTGGGGCAGGGCATGGCGTCGAGGCGCGGAGAGAGCGCCGGGAGCCGCGTCTTCGTGGCCTCTTGGCTCGTCTTCGCCTTCATCGTGGGGACGGCCTACCGGGGCAACCTCACCGCCGCCCTCACGCTGCCTAAGTACCCGCCACGGGTCGAAACCATTGCTGAGCTCGTTGAGACGGTGGACAG GATTACGCTGCCACCTTATGGGGTGGACTTCCGAGCATTCTTTATGCAGTCGGAGTGGGAGATTTACCAAGCTCTCGCCTCCAAGATGGAAATCGTGCCAGATATTCTCTCTGGCCTAAAGCAGATCACCAACAA GGCTCCTTTACACGATCAGTCTCCAGCTATGGTGTTCGGCTACACTACGGGTTTTGCTGAGGTGTGGGGTCGAAGTATGGTGTTAAGCACCATTGAGCGGGACTGGGTCTCCATCGACACTAGTCGGTGTGTGGTGTTCTGA